Proteins co-encoded in one Nonlabens agnitus genomic window:
- a CDS encoding aspartate/glutamate racemase family protein, producing the protein MKLLGLIGGTSYHSTVVYYRKINEMVGEQIGAQGNPPLLLYSMNIELMRSQNTEKINASYLDTALKLEKAGAAAIVICANTPHMVYDFVKPQINIPILHIADAMGTEAKKRGLFKLGLLGNRPTMTKGFIPKILNEKYQIETIIPETKYHSLAHDYISLELTQGIFSEQAKDFFLNQIQLLKKRGVNGVILGCTELPIIIKESDINIPLLSTTDLHIKMAVDFILSA; encoded by the coding sequence ATGAAGTTATTGGGACTTATAGGCGGCACATCCTACCACTCTACCGTTGTGTACTATAGAAAAATTAATGAAATGGTAGGCGAACAGATAGGTGCACAGGGTAATCCACCCTTGTTATTGTACAGCATGAATATAGAATTGATGCGTTCCCAAAATACAGAGAAAATCAATGCATCATATCTTGATACTGCATTAAAACTGGAGAAAGCAGGTGCAGCAGCTATAGTTATCTGTGCAAACACACCCCATATGGTGTATGATTTTGTAAAGCCCCAAATAAATATACCAATCTTACATATTGCAGATGCAATGGGAACAGAAGCTAAAAAAAGAGGCCTTTTTAAATTAGGTTTACTGGGCAACCGGCCGACGATGACCAAAGGGTTCATCCCTAAAATATTAAACGAAAAATACCAAATAGAAACCATCATTCCAGAGACAAAGTACCATTCACTCGCACATGATTACATTTCTTTAGAATTGACGCAAGGGATATTCTCAGAGCAAGCAAAAGATTTTTTTCTCAATCAAATACAATTACTTAAAAAACGAGGTGTGAATGGAGTCATATTGGGATGCACAGAGCTACCTATCATCATTAAAGAAAGTGACATCAATATACCGTTACTTTCTACTACAGATTTGCACATAAAGATGGCAGTAGACTTCATTTTAAGTGCATAA